One window from the genome of Triticum urartu cultivar G1812 unplaced genomic scaffold, Tu2.1 TuUngrouped_contig_7366, whole genome shotgun sequence encodes:
- the LOC125531523 gene encoding putative cyclin-F2-1, which yields MKVKRLLPDQRDSTNFYAMFREIAAAHISRTATGLTFPLAHVVPEQHAGPNLDGAALELEMSPQRRYELCADYDAEIDESLRRMESEDAGERPCPDYLTKVQHGQMDNYKRALLVRWMYFFTQRYNLADGTLHRAVAYVDRFLSPPLTITDDYELRLLGAVAVFAAAKYEDRYTTLKLTSAEVASYGLFAKDEVVAMETKVVAALDYRMGGPTAHTFVDHFTRSGGEDPRDDIVKSLARHLADLTLLDCRHLQFLPSTVTASAVFVARCTINQMRGFRWNDGLKELLACTRYATDDLRACIAAMYDMHELETWPGYQRMRINYQRHYSLLDRFEMTQHIFLAD from the coding sequence ATGAAGGTCAAGCGTTTGCTCCCCGACCAACGTGACAGCACAAACTTTTATGCCATGTTCCGAGAAATCGCCGCTGCGCACATCTCACGCACCGCCACCGGCCTTACATTTCCCCTGGCACACGTCGTCCCTGAGCAGCACGCCGGCCCTAACTTGGACGGCGCCGCCCTGGAGCTGGAGATGTCTCCGCAGAGGCGCTACGAGCTGTGTGCCGACTATGACGCGGAGATCGACGAAAGCCTCCGAAGGATGGAATCGGAGGACGCCGGAGAGCGGCCCTGCCCCGACTACCTCACCAAGGTGCAGCACGGTCAGATGGACAACTACAAGCGCGCCCTGCTCGTCAGATGGATGTATTTCTTCACCCAACGCTACAACCTCGCCGACGGCACGCTCCACCGCGCCGTCGCCTACGTCGACCGGTTCCTATCGCCCCCCCTGACGATTACCGACGACTACGAGCTCCGCCTCCTCGGCGCCGTCGCCGTCTTCGCTGCGGCCAAGTACGAGGATCGCTACACCACCCTGAAGCTGACCTCTGCAGAGGTCGCGTCGTATGGCCTGTTCGCCAAGGACGAGGTGGTGGCCATGGAGACCAAGGTTGTCGCGGCGCTCGACTACAGGATGGGAGGCCCCACCGCGCACACCTTCGTCGACCACTTCACCCGGAGCGGCGGCGAGGACCCCCGTGACGACATCGTCAAGTCCCTGGCGCGCCACTTGGCGGACCTCACGCTGCTCGACTGCCGCCACCTGCAGTTCCTGCCGTCCACCGTCACGGCATCGGCGGTCTTCGTCGCACGATGCACAATCAACCAGATGCGCGGCTTCAGGTGGAACGACGGCCTGAAGGAGCTCTTGGCGTGCACGCGCTACGCCACCGACGACCTTCGCGCCTGCATAGCTGCCATGTATGACATGCACGAGCTCGAGACCTGGCCAGGTTACCAGCGCATGAGGATCAACTACCAGAGGCATTACTCCCTGCTTGATCGGTTTGAGATGACTCAGCACATCTTCTTAGCGGATTAG